One Isoptericola dokdonensis DS-3 genomic window, GTCGCATGCTCAACGAGCGCCTCGGCAAGATCCACTTCTGGATCCTGTTCATCGGCTTCCACATGACGTTCCTGGTCCAGCACTGGCTCGGCGTCGAGGGCATGGCCCGCCGCTACGCCGACTACATGCCGGACGAGGGCTTCACCTGGGAGAACCAGCTCTCCACCGTCGGTGCGTTCATCCTCGCCGCGTCCACCCTGCCGTTCCTCTGGAACGTCTACACGACCTGGCGCAACGCGCCCAAGGTCGAGGTGGACGACCCGTGGGGCTACGGCCGCTCCCTCGAGTGGGCGACCTCCTGCCCGCCGCCGCGGCACAACTTCACGTCGCTGCCGCGCATCCGCAGCGAGTCCCCGGCGTTCGACCTGCACCACCCCGAGGTCGCCGCGATGGAGAACCACGACAACCGTCAGGGCCTTTCCGAGCAGATCTACGGTGGCCCGGACCGCAACGGTCACCGGGAGTACGTGGAGGAGCTGGCGGAGCAGCAGGACCACCCGGACAGGCAGCAGTCGACCACCACGGTGATCGACGCCGAGCGTCCCGAGGACGAGGAGACGAACAAGTGAAGATCGAGATCCGCCTCTTCGTCTGGCTCGCACCCTTCTTCGTCGTGGTCGGCGTCGTCTACGGCTTCCTCACGGACTTCGCGGAGCCCGTCGGCTACCTGGGCATCCCGCTCGTCGGCGCCCTCATGGCGATGATCGGTGCCTACCTGGTCGTCCAGGCCAAGCACACCGACGCTCGTCCCGAGGACGACGAGGAGGGCGAGATCGAGCAGGGCGCCGGCGACCAGGGCGTCTACGCCCCCTGGTCGTGGTGGCCCCTGGTGCTCGGCTCCGCCGCCGCCATCGCCTTCCTCGGACTGGCCGTCGGCTGGTGGGTCTTCTACATCAGCCTCATCGTCGGCGTGATCGGCCTCGTCGGCTGGGTCTTCGAGTTCAGCCGC contains:
- a CDS encoding cytochrome c oxidase subunit 4, translated to MKIEIRLFVWLAPFFVVVGVVYGFLTDFAEPVGYLGIPLVGALMAMIGAYLVVQAKHTDARPEDDEEGEIEQGAGDQGVYAPWSWWPLVLGSAAAIAFLGLAVGWWVFYISLIVGVIGLVGWVFEFSRGQHAH